In Flavobacterium sp. N1736, the following are encoded in one genomic region:
- a CDS encoding ubiquinol-cytochrome c reductase iron-sulfur subunit yields the protein MSKEDNLNENWKKDFPIKKQESTQVSRRDFAKFLTFVSGGLMVGSGFVAAKAYLLPKESVQGEHFICNKEEIPVGGTRGFVIEGSTIPYILVHLESGDFRAYEQKCTHLSCSVFYKPGTGIIHCPCHEGSFDAMTGDVIAGPPPRALPQLEVFFKENAVFVKALAANKNSYL from the coding sequence ATGTCAAAAGAAGATAATTTAAACGAAAACTGGAAAAAAGATTTCCCGATAAAAAAACAGGAATCAACTCAGGTGAGCCGACGGGATTTTGCCAAATTCCTGACTTTTGTTTCAGGCGGATTAATGGTTGGCAGTGGATTTGTTGCTGCAAAAGCCTATTTATTGCCAAAAGAAAGTGTTCAGGGAGAACATTTTATTTGTAATAAAGAAGAAATTCCGGTAGGAGGAACACGAGGATTTGTAATTGAAGGAAGCACAATTCCGTATATTTTAGTACATCTTGAAAGCGGAGATTTCAGGGCTTACGAACAAAAATGTACACATTTGTCCTGTTCTGTTTTTTACAAACCCGGAACAGGAATAATACATTGCCCTTGTCACGAAGGATCTTTTGATGCCATGACAGGAGATGTAATTGCAGGACCACCGCCAAGAGCGTTGCCGCAGTTAGAAGTATTTTTTAAAGAAAATGCCGTTTTTGTAAAAGCACTTGCAGCAAATAAAAACAGTTATTTATAA
- a CDS encoding sulfite exporter TauE/SafE family protein produces MNLLNSENILLFSFALIVIAFLYSSVGHGGASGYLALMTIFAFPVAIMKPSALLLNLFVSSISFFFYYRMNYFKPKLFYPFAIASVPAAFIGGFVTLDNAIYKIILGIVLVFAALRLFGIFNFKEKETVQINLPFALTIGFAIGLLSGMLGIGGGIILSPILLFLGWATVKESAAISSLFIFVNSFAGMLGFFLGGKTIPIDSFYLVPIAVIGGILGGFYGSGYFSNKTLKMVLGVVILMASIKLIFP; encoded by the coding sequence ATGAACCTCCTTAATTCCGAAAATATCCTTCTGTTCAGCTTTGCATTAATTGTGATCGCATTTTTATACTCAAGTGTTGGACATGGCGGTGCATCTGGATATTTGGCTTTAATGACGATTTTTGCTTTTCCGGTGGCGATTATGAAACCTTCGGCATTGCTGTTGAATTTATTTGTTTCCAGTATTTCATTTTTCTTTTATTACAGAATGAATTATTTCAAGCCAAAACTCTTTTATCCGTTTGCAATAGCATCAGTTCCTGCAGCGTTTATTGGTGGTTTTGTAACTCTGGATAATGCAATCTATAAAATCATTTTAGGAATTGTATTGGTTTTTGCAGCATTACGATTGTTCGGAATATTTAATTTTAAAGAAAAAGAAACCGTTCAGATAAATCTTCCTTTTGCATTAACTATTGGTTTTGCAATTGGTTTATTGTCAGGAATGTTAGGAATAGGCGGAGGCATTATTTTGAGCCCGATTTTATTATTTTTAGGATGGGCAACCGTAAAAGAATCGGCAGCGATTTCGAGTTTATTCATTTTTGTGAATTCATTTGCCGGAATGCTGGGTTTCTTTTTAGGAGGAAAAACAATTCCGATAGACAGCTTTTATTTAGTTCCAATTGCCGTTATTGGTGGCATTTTAGGAGGTTTTTATGGAAGCGGTTATTTCTCTAATAAAACTTTAAAAATGGTTTTGGGAGTAGTAATTTTAATGGCAAGTATAAAATTGATTTTTCCTTAG
- the glp gene encoding gephyrin-like molybdotransferase Glp: MIQVEQALSIIAENSATMPIQKISVHKALGYILAETVYSPINMPPFRQSAMDGYAFIHSQRHQYDVIGISQAGDHTDIKLKENEAVRIFTGAFVPKNADTVVMQEHVLANENSILITRMPEQFTNVRAKGEQIVKEEVVFEANTLITPAAIGFLACLGITEVTVYKKPKVAILVTGNELVKAGKKLPKGKIYESNSIMLQAALQTIGVTKTKVYKVKDNLKATKKALKNILPKFDIVLISGGISVGDYDFVKEALLENGVEELFYKINQKPGKPMFFGSKNETLVFALPGNPASSLTNFYVYVYPTIKNRMGFSKTHLPKLVRKLNTGFTNTTEKTLFLKALYDETTVTILEGQSSAMLNTFAIANCLLIVPNDIEILKKGQEVTLLPID, encoded by the coding sequence ATGATTCAAGTTGAACAAGCCTTATCAATTATTGCAGAGAATAGCGCCACAATGCCCATTCAGAAAATTTCTGTGCATAAAGCATTAGGATATATTTTAGCAGAAACCGTTTATTCGCCCATAAATATGCCGCCTTTTCGTCAATCTGCTATGGATGGTTATGCTTTTATTCACAGTCAAAGACATCAGTATGATGTAATTGGTATTTCGCAGGCAGGAGATCATACTGATATAAAATTGAAAGAGAATGAAGCAGTACGTATTTTTACCGGTGCTTTTGTACCTAAAAATGCCGATACAGTTGTAATGCAGGAACATGTACTGGCTAATGAAAATTCGATTTTGATTACCAGAATGCCGGAACAATTTACAAATGTTAGGGCAAAAGGAGAACAAATCGTAAAAGAAGAGGTTGTTTTTGAGGCGAATACTTTAATAACTCCCGCAGCAATTGGTTTTTTAGCCTGCTTGGGAATTACGGAAGTAACCGTTTATAAAAAACCAAAAGTGGCTATTTTAGTTACAGGCAACGAATTGGTAAAAGCAGGTAAAAAATTACCAAAAGGGAAAATTTATGAAAGTAATTCGATAATGTTGCAGGCAGCGCTGCAAACCATTGGAGTTACTAAGACGAAAGTTTATAAAGTAAAAGATAACCTTAAAGCAACAAAAAAAGCTTTAAAAAATATTCTTCCAAAATTTGATATTGTTCTAATTTCCGGTGGAATTTCTGTTGGAGATTATGATTTTGTGAAAGAAGCCTTATTAGAAAATGGAGTAGAAGAACTTTTTTATAAGATCAATCAAAAACCCGGAAAACCCATGTTTTTTGGATCTAAAAATGAGACATTAGTATTTGCATTACCCGGAAATCCCGCATCATCGCTTACCAATTTTTATGTATATGTGTATCCCACAATTAAAAACCGAATGGGATTTTCTAAAACGCATTTACCGAAATTAGTTCGAAAATTAAACACAGGCTTTACAAATACAACCGAAAAAACATTGTTTTTAAAAGCATTGTATGACGAAACAACCGTAACAATTTTAGAAGGACAAAGTTCAGCAATGCTAAATACCTTCGCAATAGCCAATTGTTTATTGATTGTTCCAAACGATATTGAAATTTTAAAAAAAGGACAAGAAGTGACTTTGTTGCCAATTGATTAA
- the moeB gene encoding HesA/MoeB/ThiF family protein: MNTSERYNRQIILPEIGETGQSKLLKAKVLVIGAGGLASAILPYLAAAGIGEIGIVDDDVIEISNLQRQVIYKSSALGKYKADEAKAMISELNPFVKVNAIAEKLSAKNAVFLFEKYDIIVDATDNIAIKYLINDACCVTNKPMVYGSIFRFQGQVSVFNYQSGPTYKCLFPDENTQSLNCEDAGVIGISVGIIGMLQANEVIKMILEIGEVLSGKILVYNILNNEQQKYDFEKNTFVLIDKKAFEEKYKETENQIEEISVEAILNEIDNEEVLFLDVRNEDELPKINFKNSIQIPLMNLENEFRKLNHNQTIYVFCQSGIRSKMAVELLEKKQFKNIKSVIGGALAFNQILKEKV, translated from the coding sequence ATGAATACATCAGAACGCTATAACAGACAAATCATTCTTCCGGAGATTGGAGAAACCGGGCAATCTAAATTATTAAAAGCAAAAGTTTTAGTAATTGGTGCCGGTGGTCTTGCTTCGGCTATATTGCCTTATCTGGCGGCAGCAGGAATTGGTGAAATTGGAATTGTGGATGATGATGTTATCGAGATTTCGAATTTACAGCGTCAGGTAATTTATAAAAGTTCAGCACTTGGAAAATATAAAGCCGATGAGGCAAAAGCCATGATTTCTGAGTTAAATCCGTTCGTAAAAGTGAATGCAATTGCTGAGAAATTATCAGCGAAAAATGCCGTTTTTTTATTCGAAAAATATGATATTATTGTTGACGCCACAGATAATATAGCAATCAAATATTTAATTAATGATGCATGTTGTGTTACAAATAAACCAATGGTTTACGGATCTATTTTTAGGTTTCAGGGTCAGGTTTCGGTTTTTAATTATCAAAGCGGACCAACGTACAAATGTTTGTTTCCGGATGAAAATACCCAATCTTTAAATTGTGAAGATGCAGGAGTAATTGGAATCTCGGTTGGAATTATTGGAATGCTGCAAGCGAATGAAGTTATAAAAATGATTCTTGAAATAGGTGAAGTGTTGAGTGGTAAAATACTGGTTTATAATATTTTAAATAATGAACAGCAAAAGTATGACTTTGAAAAGAATACATTTGTTTTGATAGATAAAAAAGCTTTCGAAGAAAAGTATAAAGAAACTGAAAATCAGATTGAAGAAATTTCTGTTGAGGCAATTCTGAATGAAATAGATAATGAAGAAGTTCTTTTTTTGGATGTTAGAAATGAAGATGAACTTCCTAAAATTAATTTCAAAAATTCAATTCAGATTCCGTTAATGAACCTCGAAAATGAATTTAGAAAATTAAATCACAACCAAACTATTTATGTTTTCTGTCAATCAGGAATCAGAAGTAAAATGGCAGTTGAATTACTTGAGAAAAAACAATTTAAAAATATAAAAAGTGTCATAGGTGGCGCTTTAGCATTCAATCAAATATTAAAAGAAAAAGTATAG
- a CDS encoding MoaD/ThiS family protein codes for MIEIKYFGAVAEKTKCEFEKIVSSEISLQKLLQNLEEKYQFDSLSFSVAVNQKIIPKATNYTLKTSDVVALLPPFAGG; via the coding sequence ATGATTGAGATTAAATATTTTGGAGCTGTCGCTGAAAAGACCAAGTGCGAGTTTGAAAAGATTGTTTCTTCTGAAATTTCATTGCAAAAATTATTGCAGAATCTTGAAGAAAAATATCAGTTTGATTCGTTGTCATTTAGTGTTGCGGTAAACCAGAAAATAATTCCAAAAGCAACAAATTATACTTTAAAAACCAGTGATGTTGTTGCCTTATTGCCTCCATTTGCCGGAGGATAA
- the cobA gene encoding uroporphyrinogen-III C-methyltransferase: MRNSKTPKLTIVGAGPGDAELITLKAIKALESADVVLYDALVNEELLQYATKAEIVFVGKRLGCHAYTQDQINELIVSMANRYGHVVRLKGGDPFIFGRGSEEIEYAEKLGLETAIVPGISSALGVPASVGISLTQRQIAESFWVITGTTSNHELSKDINLASKSAATVVILMGMHKLEEIISIYQQNRTDDLPIAIIQNGTKNTEQKVVGTISSIAKLVSENKISSPAIIVIGEVVKNTSKLTSYFKEYFDDEFIFQNLNL, encoded by the coding sequence ATGCGAAATTCAAAAACACCAAAATTGACGATTGTGGGCGCAGGTCCGGGAGACGCTGAATTGATTACTTTAAAAGCGATTAAAGCCTTAGAAAGTGCCGATGTAGTTTTGTATGACGCATTGGTAAACGAAGAATTATTACAATATGCAACAAAGGCAGAAATTGTTTTTGTAGGCAAACGCTTAGGCTGTCATGCGTATACACAAGATCAGATTAACGAGTTGATCGTGTCAATGGCAAATCGTTACGGTCACGTTGTGCGCTTAAAAGGCGGTGATCCGTTTATTTTTGGAAGAGGAAGTGAAGAAATTGAATATGCAGAAAAATTAGGATTAGAAACAGCCATTGTTCCCGGAATTTCATCTGCTTTAGGTGTTCCGGCTTCGGTAGGAATTAGTCTGACACAACGCCAAATTGCTGAAAGTTTTTGGGTGATTACAGGAACAACCTCGAATCATGAGTTATCTAAAGATATAAATTTAGCCTCAAAATCAGCGGCAACAGTTGTGATTTTGATGGGAATGCATAAATTGGAAGAGATTATTTCGATTTATCAACAAAACAGAACCGATGATTTGCCCATTGCAATTATTCAAAACGGAACAAAAAATACCGAACAAAAAGTAGTTGGAACAATCAGTTCAATTGCTAAATTAGTATCAGAAAATAAGATTTCTTCGCCGGCAATTATTGTAATTGGAGAAGTGGTAAAAAATACCTCAAAATTAACTTCGTATTTTAAGGAGTATTTTGATGATGAATTTATTTTTCAAAATTTAAATTTATAA
- a CDS encoding MFS transporter has protein sequence MKTKTFNTKALLIATLVSALTIVLVFLGSRQLQNFDAALITYLFGTVFAFFGIVYRYTVWLQRPPTWMYFKRSITFLFTGKIVEHMWFLGKESVENIVVQKFIYPRSKYRWMAHFCIALGCLSAFAITIPLTFGWIHFTLAPDSISIYEAHFFGFKMMDFKINSFLAFLIFHALNWSSWLVIIGSVYYLRRRLTNPGLIATQTFEGDLLPLILLIAISVTGLCLTYSYQFMKGFAYDFLAVIHAVTVIMFLIWIPFGKFFHIIQRPAQIGAHIYKQEGRKKGMAVCPHTGEEFATQLHIDDLKIVTKQLGFDFTHEDGTSHLDLSPEGKRSRLAKAHLKARLENGGKLFG, from the coding sequence ATGAAGACTAAAACGTTCAATACAAAAGCTTTACTTATCGCAACGCTCGTTTCTGCATTAACGATAGTATTGGTTTTTTTAGGATCAAGACAGCTGCAAAATTTTGATGCCGCTTTAATCACTTATTTATTCGGGACTGTATTTGCTTTTTTTGGAATCGTATATCGTTATACCGTTTGGCTGCAGCGACCGCCAACCTGGATGTATTTTAAACGAAGCATTACTTTTTTGTTTACCGGAAAAATAGTTGAACATATGTGGTTTTTAGGCAAAGAATCGGTTGAAAATATAGTAGTTCAAAAATTTATTTATCCCAGAAGTAAATACCGCTGGATGGCGCATTTTTGTATTGCTTTAGGCTGTCTTTCTGCCTTTGCAATAACAATTCCGCTTACGTTTGGGTGGATTCATTTTACATTGGCGCCAGATTCCATTTCAATTTATGAAGCTCATTTTTTTGGATTCAAAATGATGGATTTTAAAATAAACTCATTCTTGGCATTTCTAATTTTTCATGCCTTAAACTGGTCTTCATGGTTAGTTATAATTGGATCTGTTTATTATTTGCGCAGGCGATTGACAAATCCGGGATTAATTGCAACTCAAACTTTTGAAGGCGATTTATTACCCTTAATTCTATTAATAGCAATATCAGTTACAGGATTATGTCTTACCTATTCGTATCAATTTATGAAAGGATTTGCATATGATTTTCTTGCCGTAATTCATGCCGTAACCGTAATTATGTTTTTAATATGGATTCCGTTTGGGAAATTCTTTCACATCATACAGCGTCCGGCTCAAATAGGAGCACATATTTATAAACAAGAAGGAAGAAAAAAAGGAATGGCAGTTTGCCCGCATACAGGCGAAGAATTTGCAACACAACTTCATATCGATGATTTAAAAATTGTAACCAAACAATTAGGTTTTGATTTTACACATGAAGACGGAACTTCCCATCTCGATTTAAGCCCCGAAGGAAAAAGATCACGTTTGGCGAAAGCACACTTAAAAGCAAGATTAGAAAACGGCGGTAAGCTGTTTGGATAA
- a CDS encoding DUF6755 family protein — protein MSTFRRSQNRVNPNKLNNILSTLIFILILNVSIQIWLLYASLNNALDNNKEILLPAFIASALLFFIGFAWLYFLPTGNFKSKK, from the coding sequence ATGAGTACTTTTAGAAGAAGTCAGAATCGAGTAAATCCTAATAAACTGAACAACATACTTTCGACACTTATTTTTATTTTAATTTTAAATGTCAGTATTCAGATTTGGCTGTTATATGCTTCATTAAATAATGCACTTGATAATAATAAAGAGATATTATTGCCTGCTTTTATTGCCTCAGCGCTTTTATTTTTTATTGGTTTTGCGTGGTTATATTTTCTTCCAACAGGAAATTTTAAAAGCAAAAAATAA
- a CDS encoding MFS transporter → MSSLSQSHRILFLNTLAFTICFACWTLNGVLVTYLVDKGIFNWTVVETGWLLGIPILSGSIFRLPIGILTDKYGGKIVFSILLLLCSIPLFLLPFADSFWSFAVLSFFFGLVGTSFAVGIGYTSIWYPKEWQGRALGIFGMGNAGAAITTFIAPTLLNHLSEKDPVNGWKMLPIIYGGVLVIIGILFIVFAKNKTNNAVSKTMTELMSPLKNIRVWRFGAYYFLVFGFFVAYSQWLLPNFMNVYHTTLVMGGMFATMFSLPSGIIRAFGGYLSDKYGARKVMYWVLGSSIVISFLLMFPKMEIFTAGPGVLSSTNGVVTEVSANTVIVNGKTHNIYKKEISENRETAVFPVKNSWQEIVVKQNQEVKKKELLAKGITQIKFSANIWVYLVLVILIGISWGIGKAAVYKHIPEYFPNEVGVVGGMVGLIGGLGGFIGPIIFGYLLNYTGLWTSSWIFIFVVSVLCLLWMHRTIINAMRIKSPDFTRDIEDK, encoded by the coding sequence ATGAGTAGTTTATCTCAGTCTCACAGAATTTTATTCTTAAATACACTGGCATTTACAATATGTTTTGCCTGTTGGACATTAAATGGCGTTTTAGTTACGTATTTGGTAGATAAAGGTATTTTTAACTGGACAGTTGTAGAAACAGGCTGGTTGTTAGGAATTCCTATTTTATCAGGTTCCATATTTCGGCTTCCTATTGGTATTTTAACAGATAAATATGGTGGTAAAATTGTATTTTCAATCTTATTATTACTTTGTTCGATTCCGCTTTTTCTTCTTCCTTTTGCTGATTCATTCTGGAGTTTTGCCGTTTTAAGTTTTTTCTTCGGATTGGTAGGAACCAGTTTTGCAGTAGGAATTGGTTATACTTCAATTTGGTATCCTAAAGAATGGCAGGGAAGAGCTTTAGGTATTTTCGGAATGGGAAATGCCGGTGCAGCAATCACAACTTTTATTGCTCCAACATTACTCAATCATTTATCAGAAAAAGATCCTGTAAATGGCTGGAAAATGCTGCCCATTATTTATGGTGGTGTTTTAGTAATAATAGGGATTCTTTTTATCGTTTTTGCAAAAAATAAAACAAATAACGCCGTTTCAAAAACAATGACAGAGTTGATGTCTCCGCTTAAAAACATACGGGTTTGGCGTTTTGGAGCATACTACTTTTTAGTTTTCGGCTTTTTTGTAGCCTATTCACAATGGCTGCTTCCAAACTTTATGAATGTTTATCATACGACACTTGTAATGGGCGGAATGTTTGCTACGATGTTTAGTTTACCATCCGGAATTATCAGGGCTTTTGGAGGCTATTTATCAGATAAATATGGCGCAAGAAAAGTAATGTATTGGGTTTTAGGTTCATCAATCGTAATTAGCTTTTTATTGATGTTTCCAAAAATGGAAATATTTACAGCCGGTCCCGGAGTTTTATCTTCTACAAATGGTGTCGTAACCGAAGTTTCTGCCAATACCGTAATTGTAAATGGTAAAACACATAATATCTATAAAAAAGAAATTTCAGAAAATCGTGAAACGGCTGTTTTTCCTGTAAAAAACTCATGGCAGGAAATTGTTGTAAAACAAAATCAGGAAGTAAAAAAGAAAGAATTATTAGCCAAAGGCATTACACAAATCAAGTTTAGTGCAAATATCTGGGTTTATTTGGTTTTAGTAATCTTAATAGGTATTTCATGGGGAATTGGTAAGGCGGCTGTTTACAAACATATTCCGGAATATTTTCCTAATGAAGTGGGCGTAGTTGGCGGAATGGTGGGCTTAATAGGCGGACTTGGTGGATTTATCGGTCCCATTATTTTTGGTTATCTCCTTAATTATACCGGACTCTGGACCAGTTCATGGATATTCATTTTTGTAGTATCAGTACTTTGTTTACTCTGGATGCACCGAACAATTATAAATGCAATGCGAATAAAATCACCGGATTTTACCCGAGATATAGAAGATAAATAA
- a CDS encoding molybdenum cofactor guanylyltransferase yields MKTLTVFILCGGKSSRMQSEKGLVLFQNKPFVEHIIQAILPVTDNIVLITNSNDYDYLPYLKIADIITDKGPLGGIYTALSHSESEFNLILSCDIPLISTELLSELISKHNDEAEITVFASESKLHPLIGIYSKKLLPVVKTAIDNNDLKMMNLIANVPHQIINIDESENFPLTNINSADELNDLNINLS; encoded by the coding sequence ATGAAAACACTAACAGTTTTTATTCTTTGCGGAGGAAAAAGTTCTCGAATGCAGTCAGAGAAAGGATTGGTATTGTTTCAGAATAAACCTTTTGTAGAACATATAATTCAGGCAATTTTGCCCGTTACAGATAATATTGTCTTGATTACAAATTCAAATGATTACGATTATTTGCCCTATTTAAAAATAGCAGATATAATAACAGATAAAGGTCCGTTGGGGGGAATTTACACAGCGTTGTCACATTCTGAATCTGAATTTAATTTGATTTTGAGCTGCGATATTCCATTAATTTCAACGGAATTATTATCAGAATTAATTTCAAAACATAACGATGAAGCAGAGATTACGGTTTTTGCATCAGAAAGTAAATTGCATCCGTTAATTGGAATTTATTCAAAAAAATTATTGCCCGTTGTTAAAACTGCAATTGATAACAATGATTTGAAAATGATGAATTTAATAGCAAATGTTCCGCATCAAATCATCAATATTGACGAAAGTGAAAACTTTCCTTTAACGAATATTAATTCGGCAGATGAATTAAACGACCTGAATATCAATTTAAGTTAA
- a CDS encoding magnesium transporter MgtE N-terminal domain-containing protein, which yields MKTWLDKWEPEDETFWNSNGSKIAWRTLTITTLTLILSFASWFMMSVIAVKLPGLGFRFTKDQLFWLTAIPGLAAGLLRIIHTFILPIFGTRHVVSFATLIKLIPVIGIGFAVMDVNTPFWVFALLAFTTGFGGGDFSSYMPSTSLFFPKRLKGTALGIQAGIGNFGVSVAQFVTPLIISVSIFGAASVFTSIDHKEAIVVFQNASIEKQKEVFAALDPDVQARILTNVNENITDSVRTATHSNDKVVVFVSLPLKAKAKAIANANPKMAEKILNDISPENTAVKNTTIYLQSAAFWYVPFLILLSIISWFYLRSIPMKASVREQMDIFSNKHTWYCTITYVMTFGTFAGLSAAFPLMIKFLYGDFPNAPDPLVYAFYGPLIGSASRIAFGFVADKVGGAILTTITGLGILAGAIILVTQGLVAPTSMEQFPLFVAVILGMFFFTGIGNAGTFRQYPIIFAENQRQAAGVIGWTAAIAAFGPFIFSKLIGNNLSANGTVNQFFIGVAVFTILATSINWWFYNRKNCEKPS from the coding sequence ATGAAAACTTGGTTAGATAAATGGGAGCCCGAAGATGAAACGTTTTGGAATTCTAATGGAAGTAAAATTGCATGGAGAACGTTAACAATAACAACGCTTACTTTAATATTATCATTTGCCTCCTGGTTCATGATGAGTGTGATTGCAGTTAAATTACCCGGGTTAGGATTTCGTTTTACTAAAGATCAGCTTTTTTGGTTAACAGCAATTCCCGGATTGGCGGCAGGACTTTTAAGAATTATTCACACTTTTATATTACCCATTTTCGGAACACGGCATGTCGTTTCATTTGCAACGCTTATAAAGTTAATTCCCGTAATCGGAATTGGTTTTGCAGTAATGGATGTCAACACACCATTTTGGGTCTTTGCATTATTAGCCTTTACAACAGGTTTTGGCGGAGGAGATTTTTCATCCTACATGCCAAGTACAAGTTTATTTTTTCCTAAAAGACTTAAAGGAACAGCGCTTGGAATTCAGGCAGGAATTGGAAATTTTGGTGTTTCGGTAGCGCAATTTGTTACGCCGCTTATTATAAGCGTCAGTATTTTTGGCGCCGCGTCAGTATTTACAAGTATCGATCATAAAGAAGCAATAGTTGTTTTTCAGAATGCCAGTATTGAAAAACAAAAAGAGGTTTTTGCAGCTTTAGATCCTGATGTACAAGCCAGAATATTGACAAACGTAAATGAAAATATAACTGATTCAGTAAGAACTGCTACACATTCTAATGATAAAGTCGTCGTTTTTGTTTCATTGCCTTTAAAAGCAAAAGCCAAGGCGATCGCAAATGCCAACCCAAAAATGGCCGAAAAAATATTAAATGATATCAGTCCTGAAAATACGGCGGTTAAAAACACAACAATATACCTGCAATCAGCGGCATTTTGGTACGTTCCTTTTTTAATCCTATTATCAATTATAAGCTGGTTTTATTTAAGAAGTATTCCAATGAAAGCCTCTGTTAGAGAACAAATGGACATCTTCTCGAATAAACATACCTGGTATTGCACCATTACGTATGTGATGACTTTTGGAACATTTGCGGGTTTATCTGCGGCGTTTCCGTTAATGATTAAATTTTTATACGGAGATTTCCCAAATGCTCCTGATCCTTTGGTTTATGCTTTTTACGGACCGCTTATTGGGTCAGCAAGCAGAATTGCTTTTGGATTTGTCGCCGATAAAGTTGGAGGCGCAATTTTGACTACAATTACCGGTTTAGGAATTTTAGCGGGAGCAATTATTTTAGTTACTCAAGGATTAGTGGCGCCAACAAGTATGGAGCAATTTCCTCTTTTTGTAGCAGTAATACTGGGAATGTTCTTCTTTACCGGAATTGGAAATGCGGGAACGTTTAGACAATACCCAATTATTTTTGCAGAAAACCAACGTCAGGCAGCCGGAGTAATTGGCTGGACAGCTGCAATCGCTGCATTTGGACCCTTTATATTTTCTAAATTAATTGGAAATAATCTTTCAGCGAACGGCACTGTAAATCAATTTTTTATTGGAGTTGCAGTTTTCACAATACTGGCAACAAGTATCAATTGGTGGTTTTATAATCGTAAAAATTGCGAAAAACCAAGTTAA
- a CDS encoding 4Fe-4S dicluster domain-containing protein, producing MNLTNFNKNEEFFVDLQRCIGCKACEMACAECETNGQESLISVNYVERSSTIQTTVQVCMHCEDPVCANVCPADAISQDEFGIVHTANTERCIGCSNCVMACPFGVPKKMEEYDLMMKCTMCYDRTSVGKKPMCATVCPSGALFYGTKAEIEEMRPNSSPVNTFIFGKETVNTKVNIMMPKGSNELRIY from the coding sequence ATGAACTTGACTAATTTTAATAAAAATGAAGAGTTTTTTGTAGATCTGCAGCGTTGTATTGGCTGTAAAGCCTGTGAAATGGCGTGTGCAGAATGTGAGACAAACGGACAGGAATCTTTGATAAGCGTGAATTATGTAGAAAGATCATCAACGATTCAAACCACAGTACAGGTTTGTATGCATTGCGAAGATCCGGTATGTGCAAATGTTTGTCCTGCCGATGCGATTTCGCAAGATGAATTTGGAATTGTTCATACCGCAAATACAGAAAGATGTATTGGCTGCTCAAATTGCGTAATGGCATGTCCTTTTGGAGTTCCTAAAAAAATGGAAGAGTATGATTTGATGATGAAATGTACCATGTGTTACGACAGAACAAGCGTAGGTAAAAAACCAATGTGCGCAACTGTTTGTCCCAGCGGAGCATTATTCTACGGCACAAAGGCCGAAATCGAAGAAATGAGACCCAATAGTTCTCCTGTTAATACCTTCATATTCGGTAAAGAAACAGTAAATACCAAAGTAAATATTATGATGCCAAAAGGCAGTAATGAATTAAGAATATATTAA